Proteins encoded in a region of the Enoplosus armatus isolate fEnoArm2 chromosome 16, fEnoArm2.hap1, whole genome shotgun sequence genome:
- the tac1 gene encoding protachykinin-1, with amino-acid sequence MKLLLLPVLMAFFAAVPVFGEENDPKEDADYWTSSNQIQDGWLSNDPFREILLRMTRKPRPHQFIGLMGKRSMANAQITRKRHKVNSFVGLMGRRSQEEPESFDWSTIQTYERRR; translated from the exons ATGAAGTTGCTGCTTTTACCGGTTTTAATGGCATTCTTCGCCGCAGTCCCGGTTTTTGGCGAGGAAAACGACCCGAAGGAAGACGCCGACTACTGGACGAGCAGTAATCAAATTCAG gacgGCTGGCTTTCCAACGACCCATTCAGAGAAATCCTCCTGAGGATGACGAGAAAGCCGCGGCCGCATCAGTTCATCGGCCTGATGGGGAAGCGCTCCATGG CAAACGCACAGATCACCCGCAAAA GACACAAAGTCAACTCCTTCGTCGGGCTGATGGGGAGGAGGAGCCAGGAGGAGCCAG agtcGTTTGACTGGAGCACAATACAGACGTACGAGAGGCGCCGCTGA
- the asns gene encoding asparagine synthetase [glutamine-hydrolyzing]: MCGIWALFGSDECLSVQCTSAMKIAHRGPDAFRFENVNDFTNCCFGFHRLAIVDQLYGMQPLRIKKFPFLWLCYNGEIYNHHTLRKQFEFDYQTKVDGEVLLHLYDRFGIQKMASLLDGVFAFVLLDTSNRKVLLGRDTYGVRPLFKLLTDDGFLAVCSEAKGLTDITHAMATPANITPFLPGHFEVFDLKQNGKVQSVQMEPFHCCTKEPAHAIYDTVERLPTSFDEETVKSNIRTLFRNAVRKRLMAHRRIGCLLSGGLDSSLVAATLVNLAKEEKLQYPIQTFSIGSEDSPDVIAARKVAAHIGSEHHEVNFTVEEGIQVMKKVIFHLETYDITTIRASVGMYLVSKYIREKSDSVVIFSGEGSDELTQGYIYFHKAPSAPAAAEDSVRLLKELYLFDVLRADRTTAAHGLELRVPFLDHRFTAYYLSLPAEMRITKHGVEKHLLRDAFKGLNLIPDEILWRPKEAFSDGVMSMKKSWCTSLQEHLESMVNDDQMGKAHKTFPHNPPRTKEAYYYRQVFEKRYPGRAEWLSHYWMPRWTNASDPSARTLSFYKPDKDH, translated from the exons ATGTGCGGTATCTGGGCTTTGTTCGGCAGCGATGAGTGCCTGTCGGTTCAGTGCACCAGCGCCATGAAGATCGCCCACAGGGGCCCCGACGCCTTCCGCTTCGAGAATGTCAACGACTTCACCAACTGCTGTTTCGGCTTCCACCGGTTGGCCATAGTGGACCAGCTGTACGGCATGCAGCCCTTGCGCATCAAGAAGTTTCCTTTCTTGTGGCTCTGCTACAATGGGGAGATATACAACCACCACACG CTGAGGAAGCAGTTTGAGTTTGATTACCAGACCAAAGTGGATGGCGAGGTTTTGCTCCACCTGTACGACCGCTTCGGGATCCAGAAGATGGCCTCTCTCCTGGACGGCGTGTTTGCTTTCGTTCTGCTGGACACATCCAACAGGAAAGTCCTCCTGGGAAGAGACACGTACGGCGTCCGGCCTCTGTTCAAGCTCCTCACGGACGACGGATTCCTCGCAGTCTGCTCGGAAGCCAAAG GTCTCACAGACATTACCCACGCCATGGCCACCCCTGCCAACATCACCCCCTTCCTCCCCGGGCACTTTGAAGTCTTCGACCTGAAGCAGAACGGCAAAGTCCAGTCCGTTCAAATGGAGCCGTTTCACTGCTGCACGAAAGAGCCGGCGCACGCCATCTACGACACCGTGGAGAGACTCCCCACAA GTTTTGACGAGGAAACGGTGAAGAGCAACATCAGGACCCTGTTCCGGAATGCTGTGAGGAAGCGTCTCATGGCTCACAGGAGAATCGGCTGTCTGCTGTCAG GTGGTCTGGACTCGAGCCTGGTTGCTGCCACACTGGTGAATCTGGCCaaggaggagaagctgcagtATCCCATCCAGACGTTTTCAATCGGGTCAGAGGACAGTCCGGACGTCATCGCTGCTCGCAAG gttgcAGCACACATTGGCAGTGAGCACCACGAGGTGAACTTCACTGTCGAAGAAGGCATCCAAGTCATGAAGAAAGTCATCTTTCACCTGGAGACCTATGACATCACCACCATACGAGCCTCTGTTG GTATGTACTTGGTTTCAAAGTACATCAGGGAGAAATCGGACAGCGTGGTGATCTTCTCCGGAGAGGGGTCCGACGAGCTGACCCAGGGATACATTTACTTCCACAAG gctccATCCGCCCCGGCGGCCGCAGAGGACAGCGTCCGACTGCTGAAGGAACTCTACCTGTTTGACGTTCTCCGGGCTGATCGCACAACTGCTGCACACGG tctggaGCTCAGAGTGCCTTTCCTGGACCACAGATTCACAGCGTACTACCTGTCTCTGCCCGCGGAGATGCGCATCACCAAG CATGGAGTGGAGAAGCACCTCCTGAGGGACGCCTTCAAAGGCCTCAACTTGATCCCGGACGAGATCCTGTGGAGGCCCAAAGAGGCCTTCAGTGACGGTGTGATGTCGATGAAGAAGTCCTGGTGCACCTCCCTGCAGGAGCACCTGGAGTCTATG GTGAATGATGACCAGATGGGGAAGGCTCACAAGACGTTCCCTCACAACCCTCCACGCACCAAAGAGGCCTACTACTACAGACAGGTGTTCGAGAAGCGCTACCCGGGCAGGGCCGAGTGGCTCTCCCATTACTGGATGCCACGCTGGACCAACGCCTCCGACCCATCAGCCCGGACCCTGTCCTTCTACAAGCCCGACAAAGACCACTGA